The Aspergillus nidulans FGSC A4 chromosome VIII genome contains the following window.
agaaatccAAGATGCCTCCAAAGAAGGCTCCCGTCCAAGAAAAGGTCCTTTTGGGCCGTCCCGGAAACAACTTGAAGAGTGGTATCGTATGTGAGCAAGACCCCACCAGCtattattttttcttctgcccCTCCCAGCCTCCGTCTTTTCCTTATTACCCTCTCTTCCCCCTGAAAAATTTCATCTTCTTTCACCACACTTCTTGCTTCTGTCAATTAAGATGTCCTAACATCATGACAGGTTGGTCTCGCCAACGTAGGCAAGTCCACACTGTTCCAGGCTATCACCAAGTCGGGCCTTGGTAACCCCGCCAACTTTCCATATGCCACCATTGACCCTgaggaggccaaggtcatCGTTCCTGATGAGCGATTTGACTGGCTGTGTGAGCACTACAAGCCCAAGTCCAAGGTTCCTGCCAACTTGACCATCTATGATATTGCCGGTCTGACCCGCGGTGCCTCCACTGGTGCTGGTCTTGGTAACGCCTTCTTGTCCCATATTCGTGCTGTCGACGCCATTTTCCAGGTCGTTCGATGTTTCGACGATGCTGAGATCATTCACGTCGAGGGTGATGTTGACCCTGTCCGTGACTTGAGTATCATCAGCGAGGAGCTGCGGATCAAGGATATCGAATTCGTCGAGAAGGCGCTCGAgaatctgaagaagcagacgagACGTGGTGGACAGTCTctggagatgaagaagctaagagaagacgaggccaCCACAGCCAAGGTTCTCGAGTTCTTGCAGGCGGGCAAGAACATCAGACATGGTGACTGGACCCCTAAAGAGGTATGCTTTTTTTTCACCCTTTTTTCTATTTGCCCTGTCTTTCCGGCTTGTATGATGAATAAGAGCTTTGCTCGATTTAACCCAGCTCGTCGAATGCCTCAATTTTAATTCCAACGTAGAGGCAGTATGAGAACAAACCCTATCTGATACCATCACTCGATTCTGCTCGCTTCATGTGCATGTTATGTTTCCTtcagaactaacagacattGCAGGTCGAAGTCATCAACCCTCTGTTCCTCCTCACTGCTAAGCCAGTTGTCTACCTGGTCAACCTGAGCGAGAAGGACTACATCCGGCAGAAGAACAAGTATATTCCTAAACTCATGGAGTGGATTAAGACCAACTCCCCTGGAGACTCTATCCTTCCCATCTCCGCCTCTTTCGAGGAGCGTCTTACCCAGTTCGAGACCGAGGCGGAAGCCGAGGAGGAGTGCAAGAGGCTCGGCACTAAATCTGGTCTACCCAAGGCCATCGTGCAAATGCGCCAGGTTCTAAACTTGGCCAGTTTCTTCACCACTGGTGCTGATGAAGTTCGCCAGTGGACCATCCGGAAGAACACCAAGGCACCAGCCGCGGCCGGTGTAATCCACGGTGACTTTGAAAAGACCTTCATCCAAGCAATTGTTTACAACTACAACACTCTTCGGGAGTATGGTGATGAAGCCGCGGTCAAGGCTGCTGGTAAAGTCATGACCAAGGGTAAGGATTATATTGTCGAGGATGGTGATATCCTTTTGATTAAGGCTGGCGCTGCCCGTTCTTAGTGATACATAATCGAAAATTTATTACCTTTGCATATGAAATTACCATACTTGTTACTCTGATTCAACCTTGTAAAATATTTCGTGACCCCTTTGAAACTTATAGTAAATAATCAAAATATCAACCGTATTCAGTTTAGTTCGGCTGCTGGTACGGAGCAGATATCTATGTCATATCAATTTATGCTATTCACGTGACGAATTCCCCGCGATCTCAGCGCATGCCGCAACAAGAGTAGACCTCGACAAACACACAGCCGGCATCATGTTCAAAAAAGAGTGCGTATATTCAATGCTCGGATATTATTTCGACTTTCTTTAACTTCCAGATATGGAACATTATGCCGCATTAGGCAGGAAACCTAGAACCCAAGCTAACAGGCACTGGACAGCATCCCACCAAGCAACCGCTCAAAGGTCAAATCCTCAGTACAGCGCGCTCTGCGCCAAAAGCTCGTCGAGGCTCACCCACGATGCGAACCATATATTGACGAGATCCTACCTAAGAAAGCGCAGCTCGATGCCGTGAAACTGTACATTGCTTCCCTCTCCCCAACGACCCattcctccccttcctgATCTGTTGCAAAAGAAGGAAGTAAAGCAAACTAACTCTCTCTGAACTCAATAGGCCCGACAGAGTTACTCTCTACACGATTGATTCAACTCCGCTCTTCTACCAACCTCTTGATGGCCCACCCATCCCGCATCTAAAACTCCTCCACCAGTTCCCGGACATGCTACCAACAATCCAAATCGACCGGGGTGCCATCCGATTCGTGCTCTCGGGTGCGGCGCTTATGGCGCCTGGTTTGACGAGCCCAGGTGGAAG
Protein-coding sequences here:
- a CDS encoding YchF/Obg family ATPase (transcript_id=CADANIAT00001336); this encodes MPPKKAPVQEKVLLGRPGNNLKSGIVGLANVGKSTLFQAITKSGLGNPANFPYATIDPEEAKVIVPDERFDWLCEHYKPKSKVPANLTIYDIAGLTRGASTGAGLGNAFLSHIRAVDAIFQVVRCFDDAEIIHVEGDVDPVRDLSIISEELRIKDIEFVEKALENLKKQTRRGGQSLEMKKLREDEATTAKVLEFLQAGKNIRHGDWTPKEVEVINPLFLLTAKPVVYLVNLSEKDYIRQKNKYIPKLMEWIKTNSPGDSILPISASFEERLTQFETEAEAEEECKRLGTKSGLPKAIVQMRQVLNLASFFTTGADEVRQWTIRKNTKAPAAAGVIHGDFEKTFIQAIVYNYNTLREYGDEAAVKAAGKVMTKGKDYIVEDGDILLIKAGAARS
- a CDS encoding translation machinery-associated protein 20 (transcript_id=CADANIAT00001337), encoding MEHYAALGRKPRTQANRHWTASHQATAQRSNPQYSALCAKSSSRLTHDANHILTRSYLRKRSSMPPDRVTLYTIDSTPLFYQPLDGPPIPHLKLLHQFPDMLPTIQIDRGAIRFVLSGAALMAPGLTSPGGRLPDAEHALEQGTVVAVKAEGKEEICMVGTLKVGTEEIKAKGKGVAIDDGHYLGDGLWKMHLD